Part of the Solanum pennellii chromosome 10, SPENNV200 genome is shown below.
NNNNNNNNNNNNNNNNNNNNNNNNNNNNNNNNNNNNNNNNNNNNNNNNNNNNNNNNNNNNNNNNNNNNNNNNNNNNNNNNNNNNNNNNNNNNNNNNNNNNNNNNNNNNNNNNNNNNNNNNNNNNNNNNNNNNNNNNNNNNNNNNNNNNNNNNNNNNNNNNNNNNNNNNNNNNNNNNNNNNNNNNNNNNNNNNNNNNNNNNNNNNNNNNNNNNNNNNNNNNNNNNNNNNNNNNNNNNNNNNNNNNNNNNNNNNNNNNNNNNNNNNNNNNNNNNNNNNNNNNNNNNNNNNNNNNNNNNNNNNNNNNNNNNNNNNNNNNNNNNNNNNNNNNNNNNNNNNNNNNNNNNNNNNNNNNNNNNNNNNNNNNNNNNNNNNNNNNNNNNNNNNNNNNNNNNNNNNNNNNNNNNNNNNNNNNNNNNNNNNNNNNNNNNNNNNNNNNNNNNNNNNNNNNNNNNNNNNNNNNNNNNNNNNNNNNNNNNNNNNNNNNNNNNNNNNNNNNNNNNNNNNNNNNNNNNNNNNNNNNNNNNNNNNNNNNNNNNNNNNNNNNNNNNNNNNNNNNNNNNNNNNNNNNNNNNNNNNNNNNNNNNNNNNNNNNNNNNNNNNNNNNNNNNNNNNNNNNNNNNNNNNNNNNNNNNNNNNNNNNNNNNNNNNNNNNNNNNNNNNNNNNNNNNNNNNNNNNNNNNNNNNNNNNNNNNNNNNNNNNNNNNNNNNNNNNNNNNNNNNNNNNNNNNNNNNNNNNNNNNNNNNNNNNNNNNNNNNNNNNNNNNNNNNNNNNNNNNNNNNNNNNNNNNNNNNNNNNNNNNNNNNNNNNNNNNNNNNNNNNNNNNNNNNNNNNNNNNNNNNNNNNNNNNNNNNNNNNNNNNNNNNNNNNNNNNNNNNNNNNNNNNNNNNNNNNNNNNNNNNNNNNNNNNNNNNNNNNNNNNNNNNNNNNNNNNNNNNNNNNNNNNNNNNNNNNNNNNNNNNNNNNNNNNNNNNNNNNNNNNNNNNNNNNNNNNNNNNNNNNNNNNNNNNNNNNNNNNNNNNNNNNNNNNNNNNNNNNNNNNNNNNNNNNNNNNNNNNNNNNNNNNNNNNNNNNNNNNNNNNNNNNNNNNNNNNNNNNNNNNNNNNNNNNNNNNNNNNNNNNNNNNNNNNNNNNNNNNNNNNNNNNNNNNNNNNNNNNNNNNNNNNNNNNNNNNNNNNNNNNNNNNNNNNNNNNNNNNNNNNNNNNNNNNNNNNNNNNNNNNNNNNNNNNNNNNNNNNNNNNNNNNNNNNNNNNNNNNNNNNNNNNNNNNNNNNNNNNNNNNNNNNNNNNNNNNNNNNNNNNNNNNNNNNNNNNNNNNNNNNNNNNNNNNNNNNNNNNNNNNNNNNNNNNNNNNNNNNNNNNNNNNNNNNNNNNNNNNNNNNNNNNNNNNNNNNNNNNNNNNNNNNNNNNNNNNNNNNNNNNNNNNNNNNNNNNNNNNNNNNNNNNNNNNNNNNNNNNNNNNNNNNNNNNNNNNNNNNNNNNNNNNNNNNNNNNNNNNNNNNNNNNNNNNNNNNNNNNNNNNNNNNNNNNNNNNNNNNNNNNNNNNNNNNNNNNNNNNNNNNNNNNNNNNNNNNNNNNNNNNNNNNNNNNNNNNNNNNNNNNNNNNNNNNNNNNNNNNNNNNNNNNNNNNNNNNNNNNNNNNNNNNNNNNNNNNNNNNNNNNNNNNNNNNNNNNNNNNNNNNNNNNNNNNNNNNNNNNNNNNNNNNNNNNNNNNNNNNNNNNNNNNNNNNNNNNNNNNNNNNNNNNNNNNNNNNNNNNNNNNNNNNNNNNNNNNNNNNNNNNNNNNNNNNNNNNNNNNNNNNNNNNNNNNNNNNNNNNNNNtctgtgaagaaaaatagagtgtgagcgatattttagtaagacggaaaccaaaagagtgttgttccttttgagtgtgtagtagtcactttgagtattgtattcgtgactacacagtgtaaaattccttactatagtaatatcaattgctcctcttagtccgtggttttttcccttactcagaagggtttccacgtaaaattcttggtgtcgttattttcccattttatttccattacttttaccatatatatttttgtgcttgtccgcgttttcccaacaaactggtatcagagcccagGTTGTCAACAAGTCTAGCCCACCGGGAGAAACTGGGTTGTCGTTCTCTCCAGCCCAAGGCCCGATGTGAAGGGGGAGATTGTTGGGTTATCCCACATCGGAAGTGGAAGGGGCTGGTGGTCAATTTATAAGTGTGAGGGAAAGCCTCAACCTTagagctagcttttgggttgaGAAAGCCCAAGACCACCCAACATTTTGAGCGGTTGGGGATTGCTCTGCTGATGTATACATATTAGCTGTTTGTTTTAATCAACGTGATTAGCAAAAGTTTCACAACTACgaagaaataaagataaagaatcatTCCAAATACAAGTTATATCAAACATGGGATGTTCACCAGATGTAAAATTACATGGACATCGATTAGAGATAACCACTAGGTCCTAAGAtctataaaattaaaacaaagctTTATTTATATgggaaataattaattaatttaaacataattagtgtttttttaggcataatacataaatgtgtcttttaacttggcttcaaatcacatttatgttcttcaactttggatttgcacaaataggcacttaaacttgtataaagttgaacaaatagacacatatgtcctatatgtatttttttgtcctacgtggtgtccaaTGTGTATTTTACCATGTAGGActcatatgtttatttatttaaaagttggatagttaaagtgtctatttgtgcattataaaagtttgaggtcaaagttataatttgaagtcaagcttagggtccaatatatgtattatgcctttttttTATTAGTCAAATCTTAGTGATTAAgttaaatataatacataaatatgccctttaacttgatctcatttcacatttatgccctcaactttgggtgtgcataagtagacacttaaacttgtataaaattgaacaaataaacacaaACATCCTACATGGCATTGTACATGGAAATTTGTTTCCTaggtggtgtcctacgtgtattgtgacACGTAGGACtcgtgtgtctatttgtttaaCATTATAAAAGTTTAAGTGTTTGTTTGTGCACATGTTAAATTGAaggatataaatataatttgaagtcaagttaaaagatacatttatgtattatttcttaaatatataacatttttaatcggtctataaatagaaatttgataaaaatggTCAAAACTCAAAAGAATATATTTGGTGTGAAGGCACCGGACACGTGAAGTTAAGCCTCTATATATTAGTGCCCCCTCTTCTCTATTCAAAAGCTTTATTTTCTCAATTCCATTAAACTCATTTTCAATGGTGCGACTCATTGTGTTTTCAGTACTGTTGCTACTTGTATCTCATGTCGTCTCGTCACACTTCATCGTTGAGACTCTACCTGGATTTGATGGAAAACTTTCATTTACACTCGAAACAGGGTAAGTAGATTGTATTAATTTTGTCATGATAGATACTAAACTGTTATGTTGATGAATCAGTTACATTGGTGTTGGAGAAGATGAACAAGTGCAGCTGTTTTATTTCTTCATACAATCTGAGAGAGATCCAGAGAATGATCCTCTCATGATTTGGCTCACCGGAGGTCCTGGTTGTTCTGCTCTATCGACATTTTTTTATGAGATGGGTATATCAATTTAATCCCTTTTTTTCCTGATGTCTATTCTTTTTTGTGTCTTCACTCCAGATTGCTTGATTTCCTCTAGATTTATCGTCTTTCCTTTTGTACTTCTGTGATGATTTGTTGATTGATTACGACAAATCGTTCTTCCTTTTCAGCTGCTTAATTGATTTCGTTGTATTCTCCTGATATCCTGCACCCAagattttcctttcattttaaaaacTCTTGGTTGGCTAACATGACGAACCATTATAGCAATTTCACTCAGTAACTACCAAAGACATAATTCGGAAGGGTTTTAACTTTGAAGTTCGGGTATGGAAATAAAACCATTATAGAAAAGTTGTCAATAAATTGTgacaaataaatattgaaaaatagtCAAGATTGGATAAAGGAATCATAAATAATGTTAAATGTGTATCaatatatgtgcataaggtGAAAGCAATAAGGACGATGGCTAAAGGATCAAGTCTCCGAGTCTAAGAGATAAAGTTATGCATTAAAGTATTTGTTAGTGTAAGAGGAAAAAGTAAGATTGTTCTCATGATCTTCATGCTTCAATTATTGTGTCTCAAAATTTAATAAGCGGTAGAAATGACGTTGATGCTTCTTTCAGGTCCTTTAACCTTTGATTATGCAAATTCTAGTGGAAATTTCCCAAAATTGGAGTTGAACTCATATTCTTGGACCAAGGTTTTGTAAGCTTATTCTTTTGCAATTTGCTTATATTTTCATTGTTGCTCGTCTATATAAGCGGTAATATGGTTTTCATTTCTAGGTGGCCAACATAATATTTATAGATCAACCTGCTGGCACCGGCTATTCATATGCAAACACTTCAGAAGCTTACAACTGTAGTGATACCCTCTCTGTAACTCTAActtatgacttccttagaaaggTGAGGGaattttaacatttatttatcTCATGTCTCAATGTCGGTCAGAACTTTATACTCATGCTTAAGGATAACGTTAGCATCTAACACGTGAAACTTTCATAAGCAAATTCATGAGACTGTGAAATTGTTGTGCTGTAGTGGCTTATGGAGCATCCCGAGTATCTCAAGAATCCATTATATGTTACTGGTGGTTCCTACTCAGGCTTTTTTGTTCCACCGCTTACTCGCAAAATATATGATGGTATTGTATCTTGTACCTGAGTTCAAAATAAGTCTTTCTGTTATCTTTTCATGACCTTCTTCTTTCTCTCAAGGTATTGAAGTTGGTGACAAACCTCAACTAAATATCAAAGTATGAACTACAATGCATTCAGTTGCTCAACTCTTCTTTTTGTTCTCATTTTAAGTTCTGCTGTCAAACCTAAGGTTTTTTATCAAATGTAGGGATATATACTAGGCAATGCTCAAACAGATAGATTCATCGACTTTAATGGTAGAGTCAGATATGCTAATTGTATGGGACTTATTTCAGATAAGATCTATCAGGTATATAATAGCTTATGT
Proteins encoded:
- the LOC107001814 gene encoding serine carboxypeptidase-like 18, with protein sequence MVRLIVFSVLLLLVSHVVSSHFIVETLPGFDGKLSFTLETGYIGVGEDEQVQLFYFFIQSERDPENDPLMIWLTGGPGCSALSTFFYEMGPLTFDYANSSGNFPKLELNSYSWTKVANIIFIDQPAGTGYSYANTSEAYNCSDTLSVTLTYDFLRKWLMEHPEYLKNPLYVTGGSYSGFFVPPLTRKIYDGIEVGDKPQLNIKGYILGNAQTDRFIDFNGRVRYANCMGLISDKIYQSTKANCNGNYIDVDPNNTLCLNDLQKVDRCLKNIQWTHILEPWCDLESFMSILQETPTNGQSVFPIAGPWCREKNYIYSYVWANNKAVQKALNVREGTILEWVRCNESMHYRGKERTESYVYDVPSAVDDHRHLTSKSCRALIYSADHDMIVPHLTTEEWIDTLKLPIVDDWEPWLVDAQVAGYKMKYLQTDYELTYATVKGAGHTAAEYKPEQCLSMVDRWFSGDPL